TCGGCGAAGGTTCGGCCCTCGCCGACGGCGCGGCGCGTCTCCAGCACGGCCCGCTCTAGGACCCGGTTGCCCACGGTGGCGGCGGTGATGGCCAGGCCGTCCATGATGGGCACGCCGGAGCGCACGAGGGTTCCCAGGGTGCGGGTGAAGCGAGCCACGGCCACCCGGATGAAAAGCTTGCCGAAGATGGGCGCCCCGAGTTTCCAGCGGTCCAGGCGCAGGCGGCCCTCGGCGGTGTCGCCGTAGAACCTCACAAAGAAAATCGAGGCGGCGATGACGAGGGCCAGGATCCACCAGTAGTCGCGGAAGAAGGTGGAGAGGGCCACGACGACCTGGGTGGGGAGGGGGAGCTGGGCGCCGAAGTTGTTGTAGATGCCCTCGAAGAGCGGGATGATGAAGACCAGAAAGCCCATGCCCAACAGGATGACCATGGAAAGGACTACGGCGGGGTAGGTGAGTGCGCCGGAGACGCGGCGCCGGAGGGAGTCGGCGCGTTCGAGGTACCCGGCCAAGCGGTCCAGGATGACCTCGAGGTTGCCGGAGACCTCGCCGGCGTGCACCAGGGCGACGTAGAGACGGCCGAAGGTCTTCGGGAAGCGCTCGAGGGCGGCGGAAAGCGACTG
The nucleotide sequence above comes from bacterium. Encoded proteins:
- a CDS encoding type II secretion system F family protein — protein: QGLLVTAIEPVAVRDVKVKRRDLVVFTRQFSTMLGAGLPLVQTLATLAEQSPEGLAEIAVDLRRQVEAGQSLSAALERFPKTFGRLYVALVHAGEVSGNLEVILDRLAGYLERADSLRRRVSGALTYPAVVLSMVILLGMGFLVFIIPLFEGIYNNFGAQLPLPTQVVVALSTFFRDYWWILALVIAASIFFVRFYGDTAEGRLRLDRWKLGAPIFGKLFIRVAVARFTRTLGTLVRSGVPIMDGLAITAATVGNRVLERAVLETRRAVGEGRTFAEPLAETDVFPPMVVAMVAVGERTGRLEEMLNRVAEFYDDEVEVAVANLSALLEPVLMIILGIVVGGLVVSMYLPIFQMPGLVGG